From one uncultured Paludibacter sp. genomic stretch:
- a CDS encoding conserved hypothetical protein (Evidence 4 : Unknown function but conserved in other organisms) — MIILLSPAKIQNYKPQNQIADYTLPLFISKSEKVISKLKELSISETANLLKVNFKIAEQAHNHHFSWNKNHTLENSKQTAWVFNGEAYRGLDVNTFSKEDIDYAQQHLRILSGLYGMLRPLDLLQPYRMDVGDETNDFLGINLYHFWGKEVNKTLAETIQNLEEPKIILNLMSKEYSKLLNRKNFNAKIIDVEFLEYQPDTEKYKPIVVYIKKARGMMTRFVIKNKITEAEDLKAFSEEGYWFNEQLSSENTLVFVR; from the coding sequence ATGATCATACTTCTTTCTCCCGCTAAAATTCAGAATTATAAACCGCAGAATCAAATTGCAGATTACACTCTTCCTCTTTTTATTTCAAAATCTGAGAAGGTGATTTCAAAGCTGAAAGAACTTTCTATTTCTGAAACCGCCAATCTGCTAAAAGTGAATTTTAAAATTGCGGAACAAGCTCACAATCATCATTTTAGTTGGAATAAAAATCACACGCTTGAAAATTCAAAACAAACGGCTTGGGTTTTTAACGGAGAAGCGTATAGGGGCTTGGACGTGAATACATTTTCAAAAGAAGATATTGATTACGCACAGCAACATTTAAGAATTTTATCGGGTTTATATGGTATGTTACGCCCGCTTGATTTATTACAACCATACCGTATGGATGTGGGAGATGAAACAAATGATTTTTTAGGAATAAATTTGTATCATTTTTGGGGAAAAGAGGTAAATAAGACACTCGCGGAAACAATTCAAAACTTAGAAGAGCCGAAAATCATCTTAAATTTAATGTCGAAAGAATATTCCAAACTGTTGAACAGGAAAAATTTCAACGCTAAAATAATTGATGTAGAATTTCTTGAATATCAGCCGGATACTGAAAAATATAAACCTATCGTGGTTTACATCAAAAAAGCGAGAGGAATGATGACACGCTTTGTAATAAAAAACAAAATTACCGAAGCCGAAGATTTAAAAGCATTTTCGGAAGAAGGTTATTGGTTTAACGAACAACTTTCTTCCGAAAACACCTTGGTATTTGTAAGATAG
- a CDS encoding TonB-dependent receptor plug, translating to MKRLNLLLFTFLSIFSLSAQYSIQGNVKEKKTGNPMELATVRLITLKDSSLVSGTRTDTNGKFIMNNIKSGSYILSVSSIGYINNDRKISVQDKDMDLGTISVEEDVKTLNEVEVKGTMVQVIVKKDTLEYNAQAFKTDRNAVVEDLLKKMPGVQVATDGTITVNGQEVTKILVDGKKFFQGDVQMSTKNIPADLIDKVQVVDQKSEMAQLTGFEDNNTERVINLTIKKDRKQGVFGNIMAGAGADINKDFRYDSNGFLNIMNGDTRSTFTLGANNVNTMRSGRGRGGFGGSPSGITETQNFGYNLNSTVSKKMVLGGDATFNHSDNLQTSDSHRENYLQDLTYTTVSNNTSNRNNYQGNIRLEAEWHPDSINTLIIQPNIGFTRSFSNSKSGFLYKTQNDSTSWGNTDNSSESYGISGGLNLIYSHKFPKKGRTLTTNINSGISQSNTDGKNYNQKITQDSTSLVDQKVDEKSYKNNVGLRISYVEPLWKNKHFLETSISLNGVFSENDRKIYGNDGNDNYNVFNAAYSNNFNNKFFNEALELNYRYMEENYNLLLGFKTEPSQTFSSRIYGDNTETPIENKVINFAPTARFQYNFGRRRFIRMDYSGRTSQPSISQMQPVKNNADLMNETVGNPDLKPEFQHNLRFMFSTYSSKNFSSFNVGLMGRATKNDLENNSIYDTTGKRYIQTVNGEKIPYRVNLFTMYNLPFFKYFNFSNNASFGFNQQYGYTSKNVSNVDATNLIYGDLSSTQSLNASENISLGYTQDMMDFGIRGGLRYSNTKNNLTTNLAQTYDWNGGANVVFRPTKIVTFSSDLIYTTQRGYSNFNEDQWLWNASLDFSLFKNLGVLSFKAVDILQERQNVTQSVGDNYVQYSKTNALPSYYLMSFTYKINKFKGSKNSVNPAEEMGNPMERRWRRDGGGRPPSGNRGGGTPPPPPGGDM from the coding sequence ATGAAAAGACTAAACTTATTATTATTTACTTTTCTTTCAATATTCTCATTATCAGCGCAATATTCCATACAAGGAAATGTAAAAGAAAAAAAAACAGGTAATCCGATGGAACTTGCAACGGTAAGATTGATTACCTTAAAAGATTCGTCGCTTGTGAGCGGAACACGTACTGATACAAATGGGAAGTTCATAATGAATAATATAAAATCCGGAAGTTATATTTTGTCGGTAAGCTCTATCGGATACATAAATAATGATAGAAAAATATCTGTTCAAGACAAGGATATGGATTTGGGTACGATTTCAGTGGAAGAAGATGTAAAGACGCTGAATGAGGTTGAAGTAAAAGGTACAATGGTACAAGTTATTGTAAAAAAAGATACGCTCGAATATAATGCTCAAGCTTTCAAAACAGATAGAAATGCGGTGGTAGAAGATTTATTGAAAAAAATGCCCGGAGTTCAGGTTGCAACAGATGGAACTATTACCGTAAACGGACAAGAAGTAACGAAAATACTTGTAGATGGTAAAAAGTTCTTTCAAGGCGATGTTCAAATGTCCACCAAAAATATTCCGGCAGATTTAATAGACAAAGTGCAAGTGGTAGATCAAAAGTCGGAAATGGCACAGCTCACCGGATTTGAGGACAATAATACAGAACGTGTTATCAATTTAACCATCAAAAAGGACAGAAAACAGGGAGTTTTTGGAAATATAATGGCTGGAGCCGGCGCAGATATAAATAAAGATTTTCGTTACGATTCCAATGGCTTTTTAAACATTATGAATGGTGATACCCGTTCTACTTTCACTTTGGGAGCAAACAACGTAAATACAATGCGAAGCGGAAGAGGAAGAGGGGGTTTTGGTGGTTCGCCATCAGGAATTACCGAAACACAGAATTTTGGATATAACTTAAACAGTACGGTAAGTAAAAAAATGGTTTTAGGCGGTGATGCTACTTTTAACCACTCAGATAATTTACAAACATCTGACAGTCACCGTGAAAATTATTTGCAAGATTTAACTTATACTACCGTTTCAAATAATACTTCCAACAGAAATAATTATCAGGGAAATATTCGTTTGGAAGCGGAATGGCATCCGGATAGCATAAATACTTTAATTATTCAGCCAAATATTGGTTTTACACGCTCTTTTTCAAATTCAAAATCAGGATTTTTATATAAAACTCAAAATGACAGTACCAGTTGGGGAAATACAGATAATTCCAGTGAAAGTTATGGAATTAGCGGAGGATTAAACCTTATTTATAGTCACAAATTTCCTAAGAAAGGGCGTACATTAACCACAAACATAAATTCCGGTATATCTCAAAGTAATACAGACGGAAAAAATTATAACCAAAAAATAACGCAAGATTCTACTTCACTTGTTGACCAAAAAGTGGATGAAAAATCATATAAAAATAACGTAGGTTTGCGCATATCTTATGTAGAACCGCTGTGGAAAAACAAACATTTTTTAGAAACATCTATTTCTTTGAATGGCGTTTTTAGTGAAAATGATAGAAAAATTTATGGCAATGATGGAAACGATAACTACAATGTATTTAATGCGGCGTATAGCAACAACTTCAATAATAAGTTTTTTAACGAAGCGCTTGAATTAAACTATCGTTATATGGAAGAAAATTATAATCTTTTACTTGGATTTAAAACGGAACCTTCACAAACTTTCAGCTCCAGAATTTATGGCGATAACACGGAAACACCCATAGAAAATAAAGTGATAAATTTTGCTCCTACCGCACGTTTTCAATATAATTTTGGAAGACGTCGGTTTATACGGATGGATTACAGTGGAAGAACATCTCAACCTTCAATAAGCCAGATGCAGCCGGTAAAGAATAATGCCGATTTAATGAACGAAACAGTAGGAAATCCCGATTTAAAACCTGAATTTCAACATAATTTACGGTTTATGTTCTCTACTTACAGCAGCAAAAACTTTTCGTCATTTAACGTGGGATTAATGGGACGCGCTACAAAAAACGATTTGGAAAACAATAGCATTTACGATACAACCGGGAAAAGATACATTCAAACAGTAAATGGAGAAAAAATTCCATATCGTGTAAATCTTTTTACAATGTACAACCTTCCTTTTTTCAAGTATTTTAATTTCAGCAACAATGCTTCTTTTGGTTTTAACCAGCAATACGGATATACTTCAAAAAATGTATCGAATGTTGATGCAACAAATTTAATATACGGTGATTTAAGTAGTACGCAATCATTAAATGCTTCAGAAAATATTTCACTGGGTTACACCCAGGATATGATGGATTTTGGAATCAGAGGAGGACTTCGTTATTCGAATACAAAAAATAATTTAACAACCAATTTGGCTCAAACATACGATTGGAACGGCGGTGCAAACGTTGTTTTTCGTCCAACAAAAATAGTAACTTTTTCATCAGACTTGATTTATACAACACAACGAGGTTATTCCAATTTTAATGAAGATCAGTGGCTTTGGAATGCATCGCTTGATTTTTCTTTATTTAAAAATTTAGGAGTTCTTTCTTTCAAGGCGGTTGATATTCTTCAGGAGCGTCAAAACGTTACACAGTCAGTAGGAGATAATTATGTTCAATACAGTAAAACAAATGCGTTGCCTTCTTATTATTTGATGAGTTTTACGTATAAAATAAACAAATTCAAAGGAAGCAAAAACAGTGTGAATCCGGCGGAAGAAATGGGAAATCCTATGGAAAGAAGATGGAGAAGAGATGGTGGAGGCAGACCTCCTTCAGGAAACAGAGGTGGAGGAACTCCACCACCACCTCCAGGGGGTGATATGTAA
- the sodA gene encoding superoxide dismutase, Mn (Evidence 2a : Function from experimental evidences in other organisms; PubMedId : 10686094, 11141052, 11294629, 11766965, 1339463, 1551902, 3131302, 3520487, 363708, 9003797, 9298646; Product type e : enzyme), which translates to MKKIRFLFILLSINYLSAFGQFTLPPLPYSYGALEPYIDSTTMRIHYTAHHAAYVNNLNKALENYPDLQKKDIITLLRNITTLPKEIQTAVRNNGGGYYNHSLFWTMLAPAGTTKMNTELEKAFITNFGSVEKFKELFEKEATSRFGSGWVWLVKTKEGKLEIVSTPNQDNMYMPFNKIKGKPILALDVWEHAYYLKYQSKRAAYAKAFWNVVNWQKVAELYQ; encoded by the coding sequence ATGAAAAAAATAAGATTTCTATTTATTTTACTTTCTATTAATTATTTATCTGCGTTTGGTCAATTCACTTTACCACCTCTACCCTATTCCTATGGAGCATTAGAACCTTACATTGACAGTACTACAATGCGCATTCATTACACTGCGCATCACGCGGCTTATGTAAATAACCTGAACAAAGCGCTTGAAAATTATCCGGATTTACAGAAAAAGGACATCATTACTTTACTCCGAAACATTACAACTTTGCCTAAAGAAATTCAAACAGCTGTAAGAAATAATGGCGGCGGATATTACAATCACTCCCTTTTTTGGACTATGCTTGCTCCGGCAGGAACTACAAAAATGAACACCGAACTGGAAAAAGCATTTATAACCAACTTTGGAAGCGTAGAAAAATTCAAAGAGCTTTTTGAAAAAGAAGCAACCAGTCGTTTTGGTTCCGGATGGGTTTGGTTGGTTAAAACAAAGGAAGGAAAATTAGAAATTGTCTCCACACCTAATCAAGATAATATGTATATGCCGTTTAATAAAATAAAAGGAAAACCTATTTTGGCATTAGATGTTTGGGAACATGCATATTATCTGAAATATCAATCGAAACGCGCTGCATATGCAAAGGCGTTTTGGAATGTAGTAAATTGGCAAAAAGTAGCAGAATTATATCAATAA
- a CDS encoding exported hypothetical protein (Evidence 5 : Unknown function), protein MKLRVKFFTLLASLLLASNSSLFSQSDQYVGIECGFGSSIDKINQTAVGISYENRFTNHFGVESGIFSRNSFTSDYKYRHLEIPVSIKFYSKAFNLSAGINSGLFTGAKSYSDGETLSWNKPFNFDVLVKLSHDFDVSSAFTLEPEIICIPVTTSKVNNSVGFGVGIKLKYLL, encoded by the coding sequence ATGAAACTAAGAGTAAAATTTTTTACGCTATTAGCAAGTCTTCTGCTAGCAAGTAATTCGAGCTTATTTTCACAATCAGATCAATATGTGGGAATTGAATGCGGTTTTGGCTCTTCTATAGACAAAATAAATCAAACAGCCGTCGGAATCAGTTATGAAAACAGATTTACAAACCATTTTGGTGTTGAAAGCGGAATTTTTAGTAGAAACAGTTTTACATCCGATTATAAATACAGACATTTAGAAATTCCTGTTTCTATAAAATTTTATTCGAAAGCATTTAATTTAAGCGCGGGAATAAACAGTGGACTTTTTACGGGTGCAAAATCATACTCCGATGGAGAAACTTTAAGTTGGAATAAACCATTTAATTTTGACGTTTTGGTAAAATTAAGTCATGATTTTGATGTTTCATCTGCGTTTACACTCGAACCGGAAATTATCTGTATACCTGTTACGACATCGAAAGTAAATAATTCTGTAGGGTTTGGCGTTGGTATAAAATTGAAATATTTATTGTAG